From a region of the Mytilus galloprovincialis chromosome 3, xbMytGall1.hap1.1, whole genome shotgun sequence genome:
- the LOC143066941 gene encoding uncharacterized protein LOC143066941, translated as MMMLVTICYQLILSNIALYSGINGQSQHVIDTITLPWDINRQDKHRPKSFEEPTPGHTGRRDHHLSGQPTMNPLGETIDIVDESMVKRIPDNMTHKNVFDLLNSPNINDHNTQQRGSKNASDVARIPNIQPIDHSSKAAHSAGLINNKLQKNKSFARHIAHPLANQTISIKPNESIMKSEMKVSKLGVNKPIVIAASLDKIQDSVLQNKNSEHVVLAPDNKTVNKSLSKKNSISNIPNQINDNSAPLLKTNSPNFFSKHSQQGLPMQIFTVPSEVSGDLPFKYNFSNTHTNSQSSNYNMSWDVDGVEFHSSDKSHQQERHGRHRTVNTGKDVLTFSDKSEHSNDKQRTKSLHQTSGAIQLLARNRSVLFNTNERTRRVLSSDVQSIIRHNETDQTNEAEKVEFVKKESSKPSISHSKEFKTSHNTGVSVERSIPVLQTHRKVNGRLSRQIFGERNLKKTEKQLPPSEIVTRFQVKRPSGKTINVRQAHRQNIERNQASRNAAGVNNFNTEIRTTGAHNINQWKTKSPFSLDISKKDNSVLGHNNVDNILNVDWKKTFLGDTLIDNNNQHKVNEIGWEKHASQLRKIHTNLNNKKPQNFQRSWHNSWWTT; from the exons ATGATGATGCTAGTGACCATTTGTTATCAACTGATATTGAGTAACATAGCGCTCTACTCAG GAATAAATGGCCAGAGCCAACATGTTATTGATACAATTACACTTCCCTGGGACATTAATAGACAAGACAAACATAGACCTAAGTCTTTTGAGGAACCAACACCTGGCCATACTGGACGAAGAGACCACCATCTTTCAGGACAGCCTACCATGAATCCTTTAGGAGAAACAATAGATATTGTAGATGAATCGATGGTGAAGCGAATTCCTGATAACATGACTCACAAAAACGTTTTTGACCTTCTGAATTCGCCTAATATAAACGATCATAATACCCAACAACGTGGTAGTAAAAATGCGTCAGATGTGGCTAGGATACCTAACATACAACCGATTGATCACTCTTCTAAAGCAGCACATAGTGCGgggttaataaacaataaattacaaaaaaataagtcATTTGCAAGACATATTGCACATCCTCTAGCGAATCAAACAATTTCAATAAAGCCGAATGAATCTATAATGAAAAGCGAAATGAAAGTAAGCAAACTAGGTGTAAACAAACCAATAGTTATAGCAGCTTCTTTGGATAAGATACAAGATTCTGTTCTCCAAAATAAAAACTCTGAGCATGTAGTTTTAGCACCAGATAATAAAACTGTGAATAAATCTTTAAGTAAGAAAAACTCAATCAGTAATATCCCAAACCAAATTAACGACAATAGTGCTCCCCTCTTGAAGACTAATTCGCCAAATTTCTTCTCGAAACATTCACAGCAAGGTTTACCCATGCAAATATTTACTGTGCCGTCAGAAGTGTCTGGTGATCTTCCTTTTAAGTATAATTTTTCCAACACTCATACAAACAGCCAGTCTTCTAATTATAATATGTCTTGGGATGTAGACGGCGTGGAATTTCATTCTTCTGATAAAAGCCATCAGCAAGAAAGACATGGACGTCATCGTACTGTCAATACAGGAAAAGATGTTCTCACGTTTTCTGATAAGTCAGAGCATTCTAATGATAAACAGAGGACGAAAAGTCTCCACCAAACCTCCGGTGCTATCCAACTGTTAGCGAGGAACCGCTCTGTTCTGTTTAACACTAACGAACGTACTAGGCGCGTTTTGTCGAGCGATGTGCAGTCAATCATTCGACATAATGAAACAGATCAAACGAATGAGGCTGAAAAAGTTGAATTTGTTAAAAAAGAAAGTAGCAAGCCATCAATAAGTCATTCAAAAGAGTTCAAAACCTCGCACAACACTGGAGTGTCCGTTGAAAGGTCAATTCCAGTTCTTCAAACACATCGAAAGGTCAATGGGAGACTAAGTCGACAAATATTTGGCGAACGGAATTTgaaaaagacagaaaaacaaCTCCCACCTTCGGAAATAGTTACTCGTTTTCAGGTAAAGCGGCCTTCTGGGAAAACAATAAACGTAAGACAAGCACATAGACAAAACATCGAAAGAAATCAAGCATCCAGGAATGCAGCAGGCGTTAATAATTTTAATACTGAGATCCGAACTACAGGTGCACACAATATTAATCAGTGGAAAACAAAGTCACCATTTTCCCTTGATATATCCAAAAAAGATAATTCTGTACTCGGACATAATAATGTTGATAACATCCTCAATGTCGACTGGAAAAAGACGTTTCTAGGAGATACCCTTATAGATAATAATAATCAACACAAAGTAAATGAAATAGGATGGGAAAAACATGCAAGTCAACTTCGAAAGATACACActaatttaaacaataaaaagcCTCAAAATTTCCAACGTTCTTGGCATAATTCCTGGTGGACAACATAG